The Syntrophorhabdus sp. genomic sequence GTTCATGATGTGTTCTTTGATGGGGTGGGTGACGAACGTCCCGTTCTTTGATATCAAGAACCCGTAGCCCGATCTCAGGATCCTGATGGAGGAAACGATCTTCCTGAGCTCTTCCACGGAAATGTCCACGACGACCACGCCGGTCAGCCTTCGCGTTCCGTCCACAACCCTGTAGAAAGGAACGGCATAGGAGGACATGAGGACGCCCCCGCCCTCGCCGAAATAGGGCTCCGTCCATTGCGGCTGTTCAAGCTCCCGGGGGATCTGGTACCAATCCCAGTGGAAGTAATCGTAGAACCTGTCGAGATACTTGAAGCTTATCCCCTCGCCGTTCCTGTAGAAATAGGGAGCGAAATACTTCTTCGTCCTGTCGAAGGCGTAGGGTTCGAAGGCGACCGCCGCGCCGTATATCTCCGGATTCTTCTCCACGATGGCATAGATGACCTTGAAAAGCTCGGCCTCGTCGTAGTTCGTGTTCTCGAGAAGATATGCCGTGTTCTGGGGTACCTTCTGGGTGGACGTCAGAAGGACCTCGATCCTGCTCGTCGTGGTGGTGATGAGGTTCGCCGAGTTCTCTTCGATACCCTTCTGGATCATCCTGCGGGAGACAAGATAGTTGTAGCTGAATATGGCGGCAAAGATGGCGGCGCTGCTTAATGTGAAGAAAAGGACCAGTTTGAAGGCGATACCTTTATTTTTGAACATATCCCGCACAGGTGAAAGCGAAGGCGTCCATGCCGGGCACATCCGCGATAAGACCGCCCTCCTTCAGCTCTTTCCCCACTCTCTCGTAATCTTCCTTCTTGAGGACGCCCATCGCCGCCCGGTCACTGCCGGAGGGAATGATCACGTCCTTCATCCTTTCCAGCATCCATCGCTGGTGCACCTTGTTGGCCGGTACGTTCGCCTCGACCATGTACTTGAGGATGATATCGATGGCCTCTTCCGGGTGGTCGAAGGCCCAGCGCCAGCCCTCGAGAGAGGCGTTCACGAAGGCACACACCGCGGCAGGGTCCTTTTTAAGCGTCTCCTCCATGACGTAGATCCCATCCTCGGGAAAGTTCAGGCCGTAATCGCTGTAGAAGAACGATGTCAGCTCGTCGGCGTTGATCCCGGCATTGAGTATCGTATGATACTCGTTGTACCACATGGCCGACGCGGCGTCGACACC encodes the following:
- a CDS encoding serine/threonine protein phosphatase; translated protein: MFKNKGIAFKLVLFFTLSSAAIFAAIFSYNYLVSRRMIQKGIEENSANLITTTTSRIEVLLTSTQKVPQNTAYLLENTNYDEAELFKVIYAIVEKNPEIYGAAVAFEPYAFDRTKKYFAPYFYRNGEGISFKYLDRFYDYFHWDWYQIPRELEQPQWTEPYFGEGGGVLMSSYAVPFYRVVDGTRRLTGVVVVDISVEELRKIVSSIRILRSGYGFLISKNGTFVTHPIKEHIMNETIFSIAEERKDPMLRETGRRMIRGETGYSAGSVKSAVTGKTCIMTYVPIKSNGWSLGVLFPYDELMADITNLNHVVLALG